The Candidatus Palauibacter scopulicola genome has a window encoding:
- the dnaE gene encoding DNA polymerase III subunit alpha: MQFVHLHTHSEYSLLDGANRIDDLIDRAVELGMPAIALTDHGNMHGAWEFQEKARARGIKPIIGCEVYVAYGDRRSRKLEEGAPAHSAHLVLLAENRRGYSNLVKLSSIGYTEGFYRRPRVDHEMLERYSDGLICLSACLVGEVASYLQHERYEDAKRTAEWHAGVFKDRYWLELQNHGIPKQNLVNEGIIRISEELGLPLVVTNDAHYLRREDADAHDTLLCIGTGKDKDDPDRLRFHGEESYFKSAGEMAELFPDLPGLLAETVKIAERCDVQFEKQYHLPDFPLPDRFSEPMEMLRHEATAGAKSRYGDPLPDEVRRRLDYELGVIENTGYAGYLLIVWDFIVAARERDIPVGPGRGSAAGSIICYALGITDVDPLEFDLLFERFLNPERVSMPDIDIDFCYERRGEVIDYVREKYGQASVGQIITFGTMKARAVIRDVGRVLGFSPSDTDRLAKLVPSTPGYSLTVAEARKKVGDLAESDREDAQVRKLLDYAERIEGLARHSSVHAAGVVIAPGPLDDYVPICSDTKSGAVITQFDMNALEKAGMLKMDFLGLRTLTVIADAARNVEERHGTRVDWEEIGLDDPAVYEMLAAGRTSGVFQFESSLATDKLRAMRCDR, from the coding sequence ATGCAGTTCGTTCATCTTCACACACATAGCGAGTACTCGCTCCTCGACGGCGCGAACCGGATCGACGACCTGATCGACCGCGCGGTCGAACTCGGCATGCCCGCCATCGCCCTCACGGACCACGGCAACATGCACGGCGCGTGGGAGTTCCAGGAGAAGGCCCGCGCCCGGGGGATCAAGCCGATCATCGGCTGCGAGGTCTACGTCGCGTACGGCGACCGCCGCTCCCGCAAGCTGGAGGAGGGAGCGCCGGCCCACAGCGCCCACCTCGTGCTGCTCGCCGAGAACCGGCGCGGGTACTCGAATCTCGTGAAGCTCTCGTCGATCGGTTACACGGAGGGCTTCTACCGCCGCCCCCGCGTGGATCACGAGATGCTCGAGCGCTACTCGGACGGGCTCATCTGTCTCTCCGCCTGCCTCGTCGGCGAGGTTGCGAGCTACCTGCAGCACGAGAGGTACGAGGACGCGAAGCGGACGGCGGAGTGGCACGCGGGCGTCTTCAAGGACCGATACTGGCTCGAACTCCAGAACCACGGGATTCCGAAGCAGAACCTCGTGAACGAGGGGATCATCCGGATCTCCGAGGAACTCGGGCTGCCGCTCGTCGTCACGAACGACGCCCACTACCTGCGGCGGGAGGACGCGGACGCGCACGACACGCTCCTCTGCATCGGGACGGGGAAGGACAAGGACGACCCCGACCGGCTCCGTTTCCACGGGGAGGAGAGCTACTTCAAGAGCGCCGGCGAGATGGCGGAACTCTTCCCCGATCTGCCCGGCCTGCTCGCCGAGACGGTGAAGATCGCGGAGCGCTGCGACGTCCAGTTCGAGAAGCAGTATCACCTGCCCGACTTCCCGCTCCCGGACCGCTTCTCGGAACCCATGGAGATGCTGCGCCACGAAGCCACCGCGGGCGCGAAGTCCAGGTACGGCGATCCCCTGCCCGACGAGGTGCGCCGGCGCCTCGACTACGAACTCGGCGTCATCGAGAACACGGGGTACGCCGGATACCTGCTCATCGTCTGGGACTTCATCGTCGCGGCGCGCGAGCGGGACATCCCGGTCGGGCCCGGTCGCGGATCCGCCGCGGGATCCATCATCTGCTACGCGCTCGGCATCACCGACGTGGACCCGCTCGAGTTCGACCTCCTCTTCGAGCGCTTCCTGAATCCGGAACGCGTCTCGATGCCGGACATCGACATCGACTTCTGCTACGAGCGCCGTGGCGAGGTGATCGACTACGTGCGGGAGAAGTACGGGCAGGCCTCGGTCGGGCAGATCATCACCTTCGGGACGATGAAGGCGCGCGCCGTGATCCGGGACGTGGGCCGGGTGCTCGGCTTCTCGCCCTCGGACACGGACCGGCTCGCCAAGCTCGTGCCGTCCACGCCGGGGTATTCGCTCACGGTGGCGGAGGCGCGGAAGAAGGTGGGGGACCTCGCCGAAAGCGACCGCGAGGACGCCCAGGTCCGGAAACTCCTCGACTACGCGGAACGCATCGAGGGGCTCGCGCGCCACAGTTCCGTGCACGCGGCGGGCGTCGTGATCGCGCCGGGACCGCTGGACGACTACGTGCCGATCTGCTCGGACACGAAGAGCGGCGCCGTGATCACGCAGTTCGACATGAACGCGCTCGAAAAGGCGGGCATGCTCAAGATGGACTTCCTGGGTCTGCGCACGCTGACCGTGATCGCCGACGCGGCGCGGAACGTCGAGGAACGGCACGGGACCCGCGTGGACTGGGAGGAGATCGGCCTCGACGACCCCGCCGTGTACGAGATGCTCGCGGCCGGCCGCACGAGCGGCGTCTTCCAGTTCGAGTCCAGCCTCGCGACGGACAAGCTGCGCGCCATGCGCTGCGACCGC